Within Spinacia oleracea cultivar Varoflay chromosome 4, BTI_SOV_V1, whole genome shotgun sequence, the genomic segment aagatcgcttcctttgctgaggaaaagaaggatatggccgctaagttcgctagcgaacttgaGGAAAAAGATAGACTCTTCCAGGAGATGAAGTCTAAATTTGAAGCGGCCGACAAGGAGCATAAAGAGGCGGAGTTAAGGCTCCACCATTTTGTCCAGCATCGGGAGCTGATCCAGCAGCAAGCTGATAAGGTGCCTGTCCTTCGACTGAagcttcgggaaaaggatgactATATTCGGAAGCTGGAGCAGGAGCGAGTcaacctctacactgctgatcagtgtagagagcagtactggaacggcatcctgggtgctcggcgcatgtttgcgaagcacatgcctcacttcccttggaacgagaaagttcctctatggatgcaggccgaggaccacttggtggaatgccaagctgatcgagatgaagctgaagctgaacgccaagctgctcttgcagaggctcgggcccagaaggcaacttccgaaggtgataccactgctgggggttcttcgaaggatgctctcTAGGGGccgctcctgagactcccaagagttagggattcgggcagtcgtcttcttcagagtcggtcggttccagttgaggacttccgaatatgtgcttgcttttcccccttttgcctcggcgctgcgttgtactcatttctttttgctttcttttagtacttcggtaggccggtattgtctgttgatggctgccgattttaactgtttcattttgttttcaatttttgaggttttcagtgtatttgtactccccccaaatattgaataaaaaatgaatgtttgttacttggctgcttcttttcaatttgtactttcgcaattttaggtctttagatccgtagatttctcgagctcctctttctgtagacttgctaaaaaccttttgatcttgcgagctctttacatccgtagatctgttaagagactttttaacttttgcgagttcttcaaatccgtagatctgctaagagactctttgactttgcgagttcttcaaatccgtagatctgttaagaggctctttagttttgcgagttcttcaaatccgtagatctgctaagagactctttagttttgcgagttcttcaaatccgtagatctgctaagagactctttagttttgcgagttcttcaaatccgtagatctgctaagagactctttagttttgcgagttcttcaaatccgtagatctgctaagagactctttagttttgcgagttcttcagatccgtagatctgctaagagactctttagtttccagactcttcaaatccgtcgatctgctcagaggtttggattgttcttccgatctcttgtggttcggaaacctgggcaagagatcgctagtctgcctctttagttatgccttcggcgatccgtggatctgagccggagttttataacttgattcgagcgactgtttgttgcgaacaaattttattagggtaccgcgaatccgaggattctggacgattccctgaagtgtatgatttggtcatttcttgcattttatcaaggaatgggcaaagtcaacctgtttttagtctcggattgatcagatccgaggctgcatatatatataaagggacaataattatagagataagtttaatgaaacacatggtgccaatggctttcctcttctcattaaacaacttacttggtttacagacagggatcatacaaaatatttcttgagaacatcggtattccaatggttcttaaggattgttccatctaactgtttcagcatatacgtgcctggccttttttcggaatggatgatgtatggtccttcccaagtggctgagagtttgccatggatccgtcctttctgaaccgaggcggcgtttctgagtactagatcaccgacttttaggggtctggcgttgactcttcggttgtaatgcttgttgaccctctgcaaataggctgcgttgagtgtccttgcatcgttccgagcttcgtccagtagatcgagagcttcggatagaagttgattgttgctttctccttggagcccatcatatctgttgtatgcctggatcctcaggctttctgttccgatttccacaggaattacagcttcggatccgtatacaaggtggaacggtgtttgtccggtagcttctttttcagtggtccgaagggaccatagcgttccgggtagctcttctaaccatttgtttttgtcatcctcgactcttttcttgagtgcgttgaggatgagtttgttagcagcttcggcttgcccgttgctttgtgggtgacagactgccgagtacgctaggtgtatgccgaactgtttgcaccacttttgcaacggggtgttgtcgaactgtttcccgtggtcgaagaccatcagtcttggtatgccgaaccttgtgatgatgttctgccatatgaacttgcggacctgaggttcggtgatggaggagacagcttcggcttcgatccatttgctaaaatagtcgactcctacaatcaaccacttcttctggttcgtcgctgaggggaagggaccaatgatgtctaacccccactgtgcgaatggtaagggatacagtgttgattgtagggtttgagctggttgatggatggctggtgcgaacttttggcatttctcgcatttccttgccatctgctttgcctcggaaaccatagtgggccaccagtacccagcccgaagggctttatgtgctaatgtcctacctccaatgtggtttccgcatatcccgaggtggatttcccttaggatgtagtcagcgtctgttggacccacacattttagcaacggagcagagaatgatttcctcatgagctctccttcggcgctgatgatgaaccatctgttgaatcttttcagttttctcgcttgcagcttatcttcgggaagttctcccctttctttgtatgcaactactgcgtccatccagctaggttcggtacgtaagctgcatactgtggtgggtagcaagtcgatgcttctcttttggtgaacttccacgtggaccgacctgtttaggtcgacgagtgttgagcttgcgagttttgacagtacgtctgcttgcgtgttctgtcctcggggaatgaggatgacttcaaaggatcttaactttgacgttaaggatttaatttttgctaaataggctgtcatgctgggccatttggcctcatactcccctcggatctggttggctacaagctgggaatcagttttgaggcgaacatgttcggcctccagggataaacaaagctctatccctgcgattgcggcctcgtattcggcctcgttgttggttgctttgaagccgaacttcaatgcatactctatgcttttccccgtcggggggattagtacaactcctgcccctgagccgtttactgtggaagatccgtcagtgaagacctcccaagtgcttttcgtatcatccaacatttcctggtatgagcactcggccaagaagtctgccaatgcttgtgctttgattgctgtcctcggctgatatttgatgccgaactctgatagttcgaaggcccaggcagccaatcttcctgacctctctattttgtcgagtactttttcgagcggttggtcagttagcactgtgatctggtgggagtcgaagtatggcctcagttttcgtgcagctaccactactgcatatgcgactttctcgatgagtgggtaccgggtttcggctCCTGTGAgtgttagcctctgcacatctctcttggtcttcggctcgggtaaatccaatgccgcttggactttgtctgggttcgcatcaattcctctttcgctcaccatgaatccgaggaacttccctgacttcaccccgaagacgcatttttttgggttcagcttcatgctgtatttcctcagatttccgaaggtccctgccaagtctttgacatggtcttcctccttgatgctttttacgatggagtcatccacgtagacctccacattcctccctttctggtcggcgaagacgtggtcaactaacctctggtaggtggctccggcatttttcaagccgaaaggcatcattttgtagttgaacactcctgcgcttgtgatgaacgctgtctttgccctgtcatcggggtgcatgaatacttggtggtagcctgaaaaggcatccatgaagctgagcagtgcatggccgctggtggagtcaaccagttgatctatccttggcaggggatagcagtctttggggcaggctcggttcagatctgtgaaatctacgcacattcgccatgagccgttcgctttcttgaccatcaccacgttggccagccacttcggatacatgcatggttcgatgaatccggcctcttgcaactttttaacttcctcggcgatggctttgtttttctccgaggagtaatttctctttttttgcttgattggccgagcttcagcgttgacatccagcttgtgacaaatcagcttcggatttatccctggcatatctgctgctgaccatgcaaagatgtctttgtgatccctgagtagtcggatcaaatcgattcggagccccgagcttaggcccttgcctattcggacgctcctgtctgaattatcttcgaggaagatatcctccatttcttgatctggttcgggagatagggtttcggggcgggcatcaacttctgcgggagacaagcttctcgtgcttgctcttctcctttttgcctcgctttcctctcccttAGCTCCCTTTccttcctcggggccgtcctCCAATTTGGgttttcggacagcagtgtggcaggttcttctcgccacttcttgatcacctctgattcgttcggcgaatcctgcatccgagacgtatatcatcagctggtggtatgtggaggggactgcttgcatcttgtgaatcatggttctccccatgattacgttgtatacggagtcgcagtccatcaccaaaaattcgtcccgaagggtttttgctgcctggccttcgcccactgtgactggcagggtgatctttcctcgagggatagctgcggatccgttgaatccgatcagaggataactgactttcgtcagtgcttcctctggttcttcgaggatcagctgctcgaagcggtttctgaagatgatgttgacggcacttcctccgtcgactaacactcgatgtacgttgtggttgttgaggtccatggaaatgaccagaggatcgtcatgtttgtactggactccgaagcaatcatcagcagtgaaggtcatgttcggggggtgtggttggttgtctccaaccgcgctgaagttgacccgatgggagagggctcttaggtgttttttgctggcctggccagacttctgtcccccgaacaccactaggatgtcatttttcttgtgccctgttgcttcgtagacccttttctggggttgctcgtgttgtttgccgcttgcggccttttctttttcctcccttcggtctaacaagtattgtttcaggtagcctcggcgaacgaggtcctcaatgttgtctttcagcgagttgcattcttcggtatggtgaccgaagtcatcatggaactcgcaccatttgttcttgtttctccgagctgggttggacttgagcttcccaggtagtttccacttttcgtcaTTTCTATTGAGGCTGAATATCtcctttcggggcagagctagtggagtgtagttggtgtacttgggttgaagttcaccccttctcccgtctttcttcgggctcatctctctagctcctactttctctttccccttccttgagccgccctcgggcttgctctgagtattctttgtgtctctcggatccgacgatcctttcagtcttgcagcggccttgttgaactcttcggttctgatgaacgcatcagccatttggagcacgtcagctattctggaggggttcttcattgagagttcgtcacggaacttcccttcctggagcgcgtgcttcaaggcgaagatggccacgtctggctgcaagtttggtatgtttgttgattccttcatgaatctggccatgaattctctcagactttcgtctctttcttgttggattgaggtcagttctgctgtggttcgctcggggcgattgttgctcacgaactgtgtgcagaatctctttttcagctttttccaactcttgatcgatcccttcggcagcgatctaaaccactctcccgccactccggttagcgtggttgggaaatatttacaccagcatgcttcggagtagggactcaagaacatctgctgctcgtaggagatgacatgatccctcggatctgtgattccgctgtaggttaggtgagctggcagtcttaccttcggtatttcttccatgatcagctcgtccgagaaaggggatgacgtaggagtcatgattcttttcccgagtctagccctgatgccttcgtttgccgaggctctgtgattagaacgttcgggcgtacgatgggggctaggggttcgatcatgcctcccgtctcttcttctttctcggctactgacctcgggtcgctcgccagatctgctcgactcacctaccccgagtctcgtatggatcgaaggtcttaaccttgagtggaccgagggcctcaacctgctgagtaccaagcttcggatccgaggattacgagtagttgattcgctttggagagctgttggagtaggcgatggtctcgcaaaccaatctggttgctgttgtgcccttttttgggtgtcccacgtgctttccatccacctcgacgtcaagtgtgtacctgtcaagggaaggagttctcgttcgggtctggacacttccacactgggtggctcgttcagccttcgcctggtcctcctctcttctctgcggtcatttgccagtccttgctgcttctcattgaagaggaagttttgcatgatggtcatggccgcagtgagctcttccctagttggaatcggaggtcctgcatttgtggcggtcgtagctctgcttggctgtgacctcgccatcgattgagggtgcccctcttggtcagattctgaatctgaccgcaccatcatatcgtcgtcattgttgttaacaacatcgttcaccattttcgcggaaagaggtgattgatgtctttcaaaggctttgaagtgttcttccccacagacggcgccaaattgttccggtgttgtaaagatggaaacaatgggcttcgaatgaaggcccttttgtatgtgttgaagatcttgcttgtttgaatgagtggaatccgaattcacctgcacaagagcaaagtcactagcctcgggggtgtttccgaggaaagcccctccgatgcctaagtaagaatgatgctcggattctagagagaagttctctagaagagtagtcttaaggcggtaaattggacgtaccttgaggtgtgagccttggcggcctatttatagtgtttgcataataaatgcccataggtcatttattgttattgggccttgggccttaatggatggctgaatagccattggtaggtttgatgttgttgtttagagccattgggctttggacttagtggcccaattgagaatcaattgggagcccaaacaatagATATGTAGTTTTAGAATCATGAAATTCTTTCTCATATCTTTACGAACACTGATTCACCCCCTTTTGTCATGTTATGATCATGTTATTGAGATACAGAAATACAAATTATAAGCTGTTCCAATTAAAAAAGAtgaaattataataatcaattgAATTTTTTAAGATAAAACTTACTTTTAGCCCCAAAGTGATAACTCTCGTCTTCCTCCTTCATTAGTTGACAACTTTAGCATGACCCAAACTCATTTAATTGACAAATGTCATCCTATCTAAAAATATAATGTGTATAAGATCCTCATAATTCATAAACAACAAGTAGTTTTTTAGTATGCATGTCAACTAAAAAATGAACATGATTCGCTAAGCAAATGCCAAAAAGAAAACACGTCGGTACATCTAAATGTATCATATATACACGTAGACATCAAGCATGCAATGCTTATGTATTCCTTTAGATCgatgttttaataattaggaGTATTATATTTATTTCCAAGTTTCCTTTTGGCAAGACAAGTGTCGTTTTGAGTGAACAAATCGCAACTTTCTAATGGCTTTCTTAAATCAAAACTAAACTAACCAAATTAATTAGGCTTTATTTGGCACGTCATTTCAGGCGTATCAAATAATAAGGTGCTGAAATTTTAAGTCACCTTAAACGATTAGAATGGTTTGTTAAACACCTTAAATAGAATATAAGGTGTTGAAACTTACTTAAATTGAGACGTTACTCTGAGTAACGTTTCAATTTAAGGTCATTAAATTTTCATATATTTtacctttaattttttttttttatttaaaacaattattttataaatttcagcTAATTAAACCATTAATTCTACCAAAAAAGCACCAAATGGAGGGTTTTAAAAAATCCTAGCCGTCCTCCTCCCTTTTTTTCTCTTTAGGGTTTACAAATTTCAAAGGGTTTTTAGGCCGGGAATAATCAaatttcttcggaaatttggCTATTTTCGGGCCTTCTGGTTAAATTATTTATGTGTTTGTCTTTAGATTCAATAAAACTACATCGTTTGAGTGTAGTAATTCCCCTAGTGATGTTTCCCTATGGTGGGATTAGTTGAGTATTTGGGTTTTAGTATTAGTATAGTTTAGGTGGAGTATCGTTGTGAATTCGGTTCGTTGATAAAGAATTATACGAGATTGAACCAgttatcaaaatttcaaattgacttagatgaaGCGGATGGAAACCGTCCTcgcggctacaacaaatcgttagaccGTCTCTCCGAAAAGGTTGTATGTTCCAACGATATGTGCGAGAGATATCCCACAGTGCAAGATCTTCCCAACGATGGTAGTTTTGATGAAGAAATACCTctttttgattcaatttgttatgtatttgttaaattCGATTTctgttgtagatgtcgtatgactttttattaatgaattgattttacattaaaaaaaaaccattaTCTTAATTATTAGTTCAAGCACCTTACCGGTTTCAGCTACAACCTTTCCAATTTCAGCTAACTTTGCCAAACATAATTCACCTTTTCAATTTCAGCTAACTTATCAGTTTTAGCTATAGTACGTTCATAACATAGCCTTAATCAAGTGATatcaacaaataaaaaatattaaacttAATTAATCGGTAATTATGATCGAACTACCGGTCAGCTCTCATCCATCAGACCATCACATACGGAACACAATAATGAACCATATTGCATTATTAATTATAAGTTTAAATTATCTCCATAATTCAGTGGATATTGCCAAAGACAGCTCATCTAATCTTTGATCAACACATTATAAGCAGCCCTATTCGCCCCCACcaacctcccccccccccccccccccagctatttacggagtattaaaaaGAAATAATATTCAACACAAGTTTTTATTCTTAATTAGCATGATCGATATGATATTAATCCGGTTGACTGATCGAATGCTTAATATCTAAAGTTCAGATCGTCGAGAAATTAAGTGGGTGCATACAACATGTCAAGTAATTTAGTGTTCTGGTGTTGTAAAGGCGGAAataatgggcttcgaatgaaggccctttcgtgtgtgttgaatatcttgcttgcttgaatgagtcgagtccgaattcacctgcacaagagtaaagtcactagcctcgggggtgtttccgagcaaagcccctccgatgcctaagtaagaacgatgctcggattctagagagaagttctctagaagagtagtcttaaggcgataaattggacgtaccttgaggtgtgagccttggcggcctatttctagtgtttgcataataaatgcccataggtcatttattacttttgggccatgggccttgattgatggctgaatagccctTTTGGAGtatagtgggtttgatgttgttgttttgagccattgggctttggacttagtggcccaattgatagTCAATTGAGaacccaaacaacatgccccccagacccggtccatttagaattaaatgggtgggtttccagctgtcagaagtccaaaagttccctcttttttttgaaaagaggTGACTTGCATTAATGACAAGTGTTAGGACTTGTTTTGAATCGTGGAGATCGTGGATTTGAAAGAAGTTGGTGCGCCTTTTTCCTCTATAAATACTGGACGCAAGCTTTCCTTCAAACCtttgctttctctctctttcacaCAAACTCCCTTTCTTTTTCCTGCGATCGCAGCTTTcgagtttcttcagatctacggttTTCAGTTAGCTCTTGTCTTCGGGAACTCGTCTCATTCACTTTGTCGGCAAATTCCGCTTCGGAAGAAGGTAACTTGTTTGTGaatttcctttattttttcttgctCTTTCTTCTACTCCTCAATCTGAACCCTAGACCTAGAATTTGCAACCATGGCGAAGAACAAAGGCAAGGGTAAGTTCGTCGTCGGTTCTTCCAGCGAGAGGGAAGATGTGCCTTCGGAAAGGGTACAGAAAACTTCGAAGGGCTGGCCTTCGGATAAGGTGGTGGAGAagcgttcgactggttgggatgctaCCAAAGATGGTGCTGTTGGAGGATCTGGTGGGTCTGAACGCGCTGCTTCTGGTAAGAAGACCGGTTCTTCGGGTCACCGTCGGTCTTatcctgagtttccagttcattggactgaggCTGATCCGAAGGGTAGGCTTGCTCCAATATTGCATGAGACCACCAAGATTGACGGTCCGCTGGAGAAATCAGTGTGTGGTGAttggttggtggaggcgaagctgggagCTTATCATCGGAAGGCCGAAGAGCTATATGGAATCCAGCACGCTTTGGGGTACTGGTGTGAACTTCTCGAacaagagcgtcctcgggtgactcatccgccgaagggcttcatctctgtgtacactcatcacttggagaatggtctccgttttcccttggatccgttcatttccgagctcttggtgtcgtacaacatcagtttggctcAGCTTACCCCCAAGTccatgaggcacatcatcggatttcgATGGGTGTGCGACTTCGTCAATTTCCCCTGCTCCGTCTCTGTTTTTAAAGATCTTCACGATCTGTCCttcaaccatgcttccaagggtgatgggtatggttggtggaccattgtcAATAAGAAGTCTCGGAGGAAGGGCGAGCCGAACTATATTACGGCTTATCCTTACCTCAGCTCCGAccataattggaagacggagtggctGCTTTTCCGCGTtccgacggatccgaagcatcccaatTTCTATCGTCCTCCGAAATGGTTTGTGAAGCCTGACCCTGATATGGTGGgggtggctgctccggatcggaggCATAagcactacgtggatctcctccagtggtttctGGCTCGGGAAGATAATTACAAACTGCCGGCTAGCTGGCCCCCGAACCTTAACTACAttttgcgggaggacattcttgttGTCGTCGGTCTCAGCAGGATATTTGACAGGGGTAGATTTCCTTTGGCTGGGACCGTGTTTCAGTGAGTTTGgcctcctttttcttttttcgatTTATTGATTCGTCTCGTAATTTGTTTTGCAGAATACGGTTTTGGTCGTATCGATCCTGAGATTCTGGGCATCTCTCAGGACCAGCGAACTATTCACGACTCAACTCCTGAGTAAAAATTCGGGAAAGAGAATCCTCCTAACCCTcgtctgaaggattacgtgttgtctcctgCGGGCGTTGCTCGGATCGCTGaggttcgagctgatccgtttGATTCTACTTCgtctcccgaagctgttccagtgaaggtcGTGCTTCGTCCTCTTCAGACAACTTCGGATCCCGTATGTATTTCTACCTTCTCGGTTTTATTTGTCTTTACTCATTttttggttggccgtcggctaacgtcttggtcctgaaccatctttttagggtcctgggactgacgctgcgccgcgtgccgttccttcggtttcatccccggctcggatagatatttctttatctaggaaccgggtacttcactTTTTGTCTTTATTCCTTCTTCCTCGTTTTCTTCTGGTTTATTGACACTCGATCTCCTTTCTTAGGATCATAAGAAGATGAAAGGTAGCACTCTTCTGAGGTCTTCTGCACATCCGAAGAAGGCAAAGGCATCTCAGACTTCGGAGAAGGTATGGCTTTGATCCCTTGGTGTGACTTTCCTGGGTTAACCTTTTTCTTTTCCGAAGTTGACTTTCCTTTTGTAGGAAACGGTTTTGGAAGATATGCCTCCTCCAAAgaatcttcttcacttcatgcctCTGCCtgggcagaagttaaagagtgtggtggtcTCGGAGCCGCCGCCCGTTGATCAGCCGTTAGCTGAGGAGACTGCTATCCCTTCTCCGTTGAAACCGTCTATTCCTTCGGGGGTCGTGATCCAAGATATCACCAAGGCGGTGGAGGCGCTCGAGACCGACTCTGTTCTTGGT encodes:
- the LOC130459685 gene encoding uncharacterized protein; translation: MARYARAPILGEDPLAHVGSLVGPEAARENLLRANPQWRVPGAEERNPAMMAQYYLNEAVFWSSFASECSSVEEKQLRKYREAYARDIPILDQKAGQLLSELTELKQLYLHYSREARESAEKIGTEVGQLIFRVEEDAEKIASFAEEKKDMAAKFASELEEKDRLFQEMKSKFEAADKEHKEAELRLHHFVQHRELIQQQADKVPVLRLKLREKDDYIRKLEQERVNLYTADQCREQYWNGILGARRMFAKHMPHFPWNEKVPLWMQAEDHLVECQADRDEAEAERQAALAEARAQKATSEGDTTAGGSSKDAL